A region from the Melopsittacus undulatus isolate bMelUnd1 chromosome 13, bMelUnd1.mat.Z, whole genome shotgun sequence genome encodes:
- the LOC117436915 gene encoding E3 ubiquitin-protein ligase RBBP6-like codes for MSCIHYKFFSKLDYDTVTFSGFDISLCDLKCKIMRKEKLKAANCDLQISNAQTKEEYTEDALIPKNSLVIVKRIPAGGVKATSKTDVM; via the exons ATGTCTTGCATCCACTACAAGTTCTTCTCCAAGCTGGACTATGATACGGTCACCTTCAGTGGCTTCGACATCTCCCTTTGCGACCTCAAGTGCAAGATCATGCGCAAGGAGAAGCTGAAGGCAGCCAACTGTGATCTGCAGATCAGCAATGCCCAGACCAAAGAAG AATACACAGAAGATGCCCTGATTCCTAAAAACTCATTGGTAATCGTTAAAAGAATCCCTGCTGGAGGAGTTAAAGCTACCAGCAAAACGGATGTTATGTAA